In Ostrea edulis chromosome 4, xbOstEdul1.1, whole genome shotgun sequence, a single window of DNA contains:
- the LOC125668709 gene encoding receptor-type tyrosine-protein phosphatase alpha-like isoform X2 translates to MEIYAILIFSTFQAQGVALRAEQSSVRLMGEASDAIDGDSETYALTNNQSKQYWRVIMDDVYNISLIFIRIRGASTNNMFYVYISGDERYSNETLCGEFSFSNTIINEKFIKCEQAMMGDTLTLRRDGEIRLFEFRPLTLNTGSVHDVISGKYVDCFENFPAPTSVTDVKFDNSSKLESSTTDSDCPICDTQIFPNICNSTKTMRLGYHPIGSTPISLHTERTEYFENPDHCVENSNSRCEICIETCTACIDNTELLNCTSCNSTVGGMICEKECDISCSRDKLWISILVCGTSFGVVMVIGLAISARLMLKKKYKNESNYDIIALEEIHQSMPELLNFEIQEEEVEYCNLMSYRQDIDTFIQEVARKKTYDKFIEEFQQLPNSMTDSYTEALKWTNMPKNRYRQNYPYDYARVVLDPDETSGKTDYINASYINGFDKERNYIAAQGPFSSDTLKDFWAMIWQNNCTRVVMLANVYEGDKISCLRYWPHSEDCIGPFYIKLDRQDVYRHYIIRQLSLSKQSDEQGRSMRISHFQYTSWHEKRVPECEDSILCFRNLVKSGISESDGPILVHCSAGIGRTGTFIALDYLLEESSGRRDLDVISCVSKLRQQRAFVIQTYDEYMFLHDVLVRYFAKHRMKIEDNLRSDYNPLNQ, encoded by the exons ATGGAGATCTATGCTATTCtaattttttcaacatttcAAGCTCAGG GGGTTGCCCTCAGAGCAGAACAAAGCTCGGTGAGGTTGATGGGAGAGGCGTCTGACGCTATAGATGGTGATTCAGAAACGTACGCTCTGACGAATAACCAGTCGAAACAGTACTGGAGAGTCATTATGGACGatgtatacaatatttcattgatatttattcGCATAAGGGGAG CTAGCACAAACAACATGTTCTATGTGTATATAAGCGGAGATGAGAGGTATTCAAATGAAACCCTTTGTGGCGAATTCTCCTTCAGCAACACAATAATCAACGAAAAGTTCATCAAATGTGAACAAGCGATGATGGGTGACACTCTTACTCTGCGCAGAGATGGCGAAATTCGACTCTTCGAGTTTAGGCCTTTAA cTCTAAATACAGGAAGTGTTCATGACGTCATCTCTGGAAAGTATGTAGAttgttttgagaattttccagcACCTACTAGTGTTACTGATGTGAAGTTTGACAACTCtagtaaactggaaagcagtaCAACAGACTCAGACTGTCCTATATGCGATACGCAAATTTTCCCCAACATTTGTAACTCCACGAAAA CGATGAGACTGGGATACCATCCTATAGGCAGTACGCCCATATCGTTACACACGGAAAGAACGGAGTACTTTGAAAATC CTGACCACTGTGTTGAAAATTCCAATTCTCGTTGTGAAATTTGTATTGAAACATGCACCGCTTGTATCGACAACACAGAACTGCTAAATTGCACGTCCTGTAATTCTACAGTGGGTGGGATGATATGTGAGAAAGAATGCGATATTTCCTGTTCCAGAG ACAAACTTTGGATATCCATCTTAGTTTGTGGAACTTCTTTTGGAGTTGTCATGGTGATTGGTTTAGCTATCTCTGCAAGACTAATGCTAAAGAAAAAGTACAAGAACGAGTCCAACTATGACATCATTGCACTGGAGGAAATACACCAAAGCATGCCGGAGCTTCTCAACTTTGAGATTCAGGAAGAAGAAGTGGAATACTGCAACTTGATGTCGTACCGTCAGGACATCGACACGTTCATACAAGAAGTGGCGCGAAAGAAAACATATGATAAATTCATTGAGGAATTTCAG CAACTTCCCAACAGTATGACAGATTCTTACACCGAAGCACTGAAATGGACAAACATGCCCAAAAACAGATACAGACAAAACTACCCTT ATGATTACGCAAGAGTTGTTTTAGACCCAGATGAAACTTCAGGAAAAACAGATTACATAAATGCCTCTTACATAAAT GGATTTGATAAGGAGAGAAATTACATTGCTGCACAAG GTCCGTTCTCCTCCGACACTCTCAAAGACTTCTGGGCAATGATATGGCAAAACAACTGCACAAGAGTAGTGATGCTAGCAAACGTGTACGAGGGAGACAAG ATATCGTGTTTAAGATACTGGCCACACTCTGAGGATTGTATTGGACCTTTCTACATTAAATTGGACAGGCAGGATGTGTACAGACATTACATCATCAGACAACTTTCACTCAGTAAG CAAAGTGATGAACAAGGTCGGAGCATGCGCATCAGCCACTTTCAGTACACGTCATGGCATGAGAAAAGAGTACCGGAGTGTGAAGACTCGATCTTGTGTTTCAGAAATCTTGTGAAAAGCGGAATTTCTGAGTCAGACGGACCGATTCTGGTTCACTGCag TGCCGGTATCGGTCGAACGGGTACGTTTATTGCTTTGGACTATCTTCTAGAGGAAAGCTCAGGAAGAAGAGACCTGGATGTAATCAGCTGTGTTTCTAAACTTCGCCAACAGAGGGCGTTCGTCATTCAAACCTAT GATGAGTACATGTTCCTTCACGATGTCCTTGTGCGATATTTTGCAAAGCATCGAATGAAGATCGAAGACAATCTTCGCTCAGACTACAATCCTCTGAACCAATGA
- the LOC125668709 gene encoding receptor-type tyrosine-protein phosphatase S-like isoform X1: MKVATNPLLVIKVFSDTIVNSTTAVSVDEISVISSGFTVGQLGVALRAEQSSVRLMGEASDAIDGDSETYALTNNQSKQYWRVIMDDVYNISLIFIRIRGASTNNMFYVYISGDERYSNETLCGEFSFSNTIINEKFIKCEQAMMGDTLTLRRDGEIRLFEFRPLTLNTGSVHDVISGKYVDCFENFPAPTSVTDVKFDNSSKLESSTTDSDCPICDTQIFPNICNSTKTMRLGYHPIGSTPISLHTERTEYFENPDHCVENSNSRCEICIETCTACIDNTELLNCTSCNSTVGGMICEKECDISCSRDKLWISILVCGTSFGVVMVIGLAISARLMLKKKYKNESNYDIIALEEIHQSMPELLNFEIQEEEVEYCNLMSYRQDIDTFIQEVARKKTYDKFIEEFQQLPNSMTDSYTEALKWTNMPKNRYRQNYPYDYARVVLDPDETSGKTDYINASYINGFDKERNYIAAQGPFSSDTLKDFWAMIWQNNCTRVVMLANVYEGDKISCLRYWPHSEDCIGPFYIKLDRQDVYRHYIIRQLSLSKQSDEQGRSMRISHFQYTSWHEKRVPECEDSILCFRNLVKSGISESDGPILVHCSAGIGRTGTFIALDYLLEESSGRRDLDVISCVSKLRQQRAFVIQTYDEYMFLHDVLVRYFAKHRMKIEDNLRSDYNPLNQ; the protein is encoded by the exons GGGTTGCCCTCAGAGCAGAACAAAGCTCGGTGAGGTTGATGGGAGAGGCGTCTGACGCTATAGATGGTGATTCAGAAACGTACGCTCTGACGAATAACCAGTCGAAACAGTACTGGAGAGTCATTATGGACGatgtatacaatatttcattgatatttattcGCATAAGGGGAG CTAGCACAAACAACATGTTCTATGTGTATATAAGCGGAGATGAGAGGTATTCAAATGAAACCCTTTGTGGCGAATTCTCCTTCAGCAACACAATAATCAACGAAAAGTTCATCAAATGTGAACAAGCGATGATGGGTGACACTCTTACTCTGCGCAGAGATGGCGAAATTCGACTCTTCGAGTTTAGGCCTTTAA cTCTAAATACAGGAAGTGTTCATGACGTCATCTCTGGAAAGTATGTAGAttgttttgagaattttccagcACCTACTAGTGTTACTGATGTGAAGTTTGACAACTCtagtaaactggaaagcagtaCAACAGACTCAGACTGTCCTATATGCGATACGCAAATTTTCCCCAACATTTGTAACTCCACGAAAA CGATGAGACTGGGATACCATCCTATAGGCAGTACGCCCATATCGTTACACACGGAAAGAACGGAGTACTTTGAAAATC CTGACCACTGTGTTGAAAATTCCAATTCTCGTTGTGAAATTTGTATTGAAACATGCACCGCTTGTATCGACAACACAGAACTGCTAAATTGCACGTCCTGTAATTCTACAGTGGGTGGGATGATATGTGAGAAAGAATGCGATATTTCCTGTTCCAGAG ACAAACTTTGGATATCCATCTTAGTTTGTGGAACTTCTTTTGGAGTTGTCATGGTGATTGGTTTAGCTATCTCTGCAAGACTAATGCTAAAGAAAAAGTACAAGAACGAGTCCAACTATGACATCATTGCACTGGAGGAAATACACCAAAGCATGCCGGAGCTTCTCAACTTTGAGATTCAGGAAGAAGAAGTGGAATACTGCAACTTGATGTCGTACCGTCAGGACATCGACACGTTCATACAAGAAGTGGCGCGAAAGAAAACATATGATAAATTCATTGAGGAATTTCAG CAACTTCCCAACAGTATGACAGATTCTTACACCGAAGCACTGAAATGGACAAACATGCCCAAAAACAGATACAGACAAAACTACCCTT ATGATTACGCAAGAGTTGTTTTAGACCCAGATGAAACTTCAGGAAAAACAGATTACATAAATGCCTCTTACATAAAT GGATTTGATAAGGAGAGAAATTACATTGCTGCACAAG GTCCGTTCTCCTCCGACACTCTCAAAGACTTCTGGGCAATGATATGGCAAAACAACTGCACAAGAGTAGTGATGCTAGCAAACGTGTACGAGGGAGACAAG ATATCGTGTTTAAGATACTGGCCACACTCTGAGGATTGTATTGGACCTTTCTACATTAAATTGGACAGGCAGGATGTGTACAGACATTACATCATCAGACAACTTTCACTCAGTAAG CAAAGTGATGAACAAGGTCGGAGCATGCGCATCAGCCACTTTCAGTACACGTCATGGCATGAGAAAAGAGTACCGGAGTGTGAAGACTCGATCTTGTGTTTCAGAAATCTTGTGAAAAGCGGAATTTCTGAGTCAGACGGACCGATTCTGGTTCACTGCag TGCCGGTATCGGTCGAACGGGTACGTTTATTGCTTTGGACTATCTTCTAGAGGAAAGCTCAGGAAGAAGAGACCTGGATGTAATCAGCTGTGTTTCTAAACTTCGCCAACAGAGGGCGTTCGTCATTCAAACCTAT GATGAGTACATGTTCCTTCACGATGTCCTTGTGCGATATTTTGCAAAGCATCGAATGAAGATCGAAGACAATCTTCGCTCAGACTACAATCCTCTGAACCAATGA